A single region of the Polyodon spathula isolate WHYD16114869_AA chromosome 12, ASM1765450v1, whole genome shotgun sequence genome encodes:
- the sp2 gene encoding transcription factor Sp2 isoform X1 codes for MSDQQDSMAATAAVSPSEYLQPSATTAQQDSQPSPLAMLAATCSKIGPPAAQAPASTTPAQPATRRLHPIKPAPIAPAPPKNYGFLSAKGNVIQIPAGLGASNTAGAPLVFTIQNPPVLGKGTGSNASIQYQVVPQFQTASGQTIQVSGVPQSGHSQIQIIPGTNQAIITTTQPPPPGAQQKTVAIKPSQKGQSSAGMVKLPCGLTLPLNSFIGDGGTTQFITEAAPVSPVKTTRRSRKKLAATQAVAMAQPQQQQQQSMAVAEQVETLLIETVGDNFIQAGNNLLILQSPGSGQPAVLQQVQLQQPQQQQHVVQIPQQALKVVQAASATLPTVPHKPSQNLQLQTAAEPTQVLIKTASGEWQAIQVQEATPMASSGGVGTTLSLASGGGKRGGPGGRKERTFPKIAPAGGLISLNTSAQGVQTININGVQVQGLPVTITSAGAGQQHLTVQTVSGNNLTISGLSPTQGNLQVEHALALEIQGQPGEKKRRMACTCPNCKDAEKRPGELGKKKHICHIPGCEKTFRKTSLLRAHVRLHTGERPFVCNWVFCGKRFTRSDELQRHARTHTGDKRFECSQCQKRFMRSDHLTKHYKTHMNTKNL; via the exons ATGAGCG ACCAACAGGATAGCATGGCAGCCACAGCAGCTGTAAGCCCTAGTGAGTACCTGCAGCCGTCTGCAACAACAGCAcag caaGATTCCCAGCCCTCTCCCCTTGCTATGCTGGCAGCGACATGCAGTAAGATAGGACCTCCTGCAGCTCAAGCCCCAGCAAGCACCACACCAGCCCAGCCCGCtaccaggagactccaccccatcAAACCCGCCCCCATTGCCCCGGCGCCCCCTAAAAACTACGGCTTCCTGTCCGCCAAAGGGAACGTCATACAGATCCCCGCGGGCCTGGGCGCCTCCAACACAGCCGGCGCTCCCCTTGTGTTTACCATCCAGAACCCTCCTGTGCTGGGCAAGGGCACGGGCTCCAACGCCAGCATCCAGTACCAGGTGGTGCCTCAGTTTCAGACGGCCAGCGGGCAGACGATACAGGTTTCCGGCGTGCCCCAAAGCGGGCACAGCCAGATACAGATCATTCCCGGCACCAACCAAGCCATCATCACCACCACGCAACCCCCTCCCCCCGGAGCCCAGCAAAAGACAGTGGCTATCAAGCCCTCGCAGAAGGGGCAGAGCTCCGCCGGCATGGTCAAGCTGCCCTGTGGGTTAACGTTGCCCCTCAACAGCTTCATCGGGGACGGAGGCACGACCCAGTTCATCACGGAAGCTGCTCCCGTTTCTCCTGTTAAGACAACAAGGAGGTCTAGGAAGAAACTGGCGGCGACACAAGCAGTAGCCATGGCTCagcctcagcagcagcagcagcagtctatGGCTGTAGCAGAGCAAGTGGAGACCTTGCTGATCGAGACCGTGGGAGATAACTTCATCCAG GCTGGAAACAACTTGCTGATCTTGCAGAGCCCCGGATCGGGCCAGCCAGCGGTGCTGCAGCAGGTCCAGCTTCAGCagcctcagcagcagcagcatgtggTCCAGATCCCACAGCAAGCCCTCAAGGTGGTGCAGGCTGCCTCCGCCACACTGCCCACAGTGCCACACAAACCCTCCCAGAACCTGCAGCTGCAGACCGCAGCAGAACCAACTCAG GTCCTTATTAAAACTGCTTCTGGGGAGTGGCAAGCGATTCAGGTGCAGGAAGCCACCCCGATGGCCAGCTCTGGAGGCGTGGGCACAACGCTAAGTCTTGCGTCCGGGGGCGGCAAAAGGGGGGGTCCCGGGGGACGGAAAGAAAGGACCTTCCCTAAAATCGCCCCAGCCGGGGGGCTTATCTCTCTGAACACATCCGCGCAGGGAGTGCAGACCATCAATATCAACGGAGTGCAAGTGCAGGGTCTGCCCGTCACTATCACCAGCGCTGGAG CAGGACAGCAGCACCTGACAGTCCAGACAGTTTCTGGAAACAACCTGACAATCAGCGGTCTGAGTCCCACCCAGGGGAACCTGCAGGTGGAGCACGCGCTGGCTCTGGAGATCCAGGGGCAGCCCGGGGAGAAGAAACGACGCATGGCCTGCACCTGCCCCAACTGCAAGGACGCGGAGAAAAG GCCGGGGGAGCTGGGAAAAAAGAAGCACATCTGCCACATCCCGGGGTGCGAGAAGACTTTCCGCAAGACTTCTCTGCTGCGGGCTCACGTGCGTCTGCACACGGGGGAGCGGCCCTTCGTCTGCAACTGGGTGTTCTGCGGGAAGCGCTTCACACGCAGCGACGAGCTGCAGAGACACGCCAGGACGCACACAG gAGACAAGCGCTTTGAGTGCTCACAATGCCAGAAGCGTTTCATGAGGAGTGACCACCTCACCAAGCATTACAAAACTCACATGAACACCAAGAACTTGTGA
- the sp2 gene encoding transcription factor Sp2 isoform X3, which produces MAATAAVSPSEYLQPSATTAQQDSQPSPLAMLAATCSKIGPPAAQAPASTTPAQPATRRLHPIKPAPIAPAPPKNYGFLSAKGNVIQIPAGLGASNTAGAPLVFTIQNPPVLGKGTGSNASIQYQVVPQFQTASGQTIQVSGVPQSGHSQIQIIPGTNQAIITTTQPPPPGAQQKTVAIKPSQKGQSSAGMVKLPCGLTLPLNSFIGDGGTTQFITEAAPVSPVKTTRRSRKKLAATQAVAMAQPQQQQQQSMAVAEQVETLLIETVGDNFIQAGNNLLILQSPGSGQPAVLQQVQLQQPQQQQHVVQIPQQALKVVQAASATLPTVPHKPSQNLQLQTAAEPTQVLIKTASGEWQAIQVQEATPMASSGGVGTTLSLASGGGKRGGPGGRKERTFPKIAPAGGLISLNTSAQGVQTININGVQVQGLPVTITSAGAGQQHLTVQTVSGNNLTISGLSPTQGNLQVEHALALEIQGQPGEKKRRMACTCPNCKDAEKRPGELGKKKHICHIPGCEKTFRKTSLLRAHVRLHTGERPFVCNWVFCGKRFTRSDELQRHARTHTGDKRFECSQCQKRFMRSDHLTKHYKTHMNTKNL; this is translated from the exons ATGGCAGCCACAGCAGCTGTAAGCCCTAGTGAGTACCTGCAGCCGTCTGCAACAACAGCAcag caaGATTCCCAGCCCTCTCCCCTTGCTATGCTGGCAGCGACATGCAGTAAGATAGGACCTCCTGCAGCTCAAGCCCCAGCAAGCACCACACCAGCCCAGCCCGCtaccaggagactccaccccatcAAACCCGCCCCCATTGCCCCGGCGCCCCCTAAAAACTACGGCTTCCTGTCCGCCAAAGGGAACGTCATACAGATCCCCGCGGGCCTGGGCGCCTCCAACACAGCCGGCGCTCCCCTTGTGTTTACCATCCAGAACCCTCCTGTGCTGGGCAAGGGCACGGGCTCCAACGCCAGCATCCAGTACCAGGTGGTGCCTCAGTTTCAGACGGCCAGCGGGCAGACGATACAGGTTTCCGGCGTGCCCCAAAGCGGGCACAGCCAGATACAGATCATTCCCGGCACCAACCAAGCCATCATCACCACCACGCAACCCCCTCCCCCCGGAGCCCAGCAAAAGACAGTGGCTATCAAGCCCTCGCAGAAGGGGCAGAGCTCCGCCGGCATGGTCAAGCTGCCCTGTGGGTTAACGTTGCCCCTCAACAGCTTCATCGGGGACGGAGGCACGACCCAGTTCATCACGGAAGCTGCTCCCGTTTCTCCTGTTAAGACAACAAGGAGGTCTAGGAAGAAACTGGCGGCGACACAAGCAGTAGCCATGGCTCagcctcagcagcagcagcagcagtctatGGCTGTAGCAGAGCAAGTGGAGACCTTGCTGATCGAGACCGTGGGAGATAACTTCATCCAG GCTGGAAACAACTTGCTGATCTTGCAGAGCCCCGGATCGGGCCAGCCAGCGGTGCTGCAGCAGGTCCAGCTTCAGCagcctcagcagcagcagcatgtggTCCAGATCCCACAGCAAGCCCTCAAGGTGGTGCAGGCTGCCTCCGCCACACTGCCCACAGTGCCACACAAACCCTCCCAGAACCTGCAGCTGCAGACCGCAGCAGAACCAACTCAG GTCCTTATTAAAACTGCTTCTGGGGAGTGGCAAGCGATTCAGGTGCAGGAAGCCACCCCGATGGCCAGCTCTGGAGGCGTGGGCACAACGCTAAGTCTTGCGTCCGGGGGCGGCAAAAGGGGGGGTCCCGGGGGACGGAAAGAAAGGACCTTCCCTAAAATCGCCCCAGCCGGGGGGCTTATCTCTCTGAACACATCCGCGCAGGGAGTGCAGACCATCAATATCAACGGAGTGCAAGTGCAGGGTCTGCCCGTCACTATCACCAGCGCTGGAG CAGGACAGCAGCACCTGACAGTCCAGACAGTTTCTGGAAACAACCTGACAATCAGCGGTCTGAGTCCCACCCAGGGGAACCTGCAGGTGGAGCACGCGCTGGCTCTGGAGATCCAGGGGCAGCCCGGGGAGAAGAAACGACGCATGGCCTGCACCTGCCCCAACTGCAAGGACGCGGAGAAAAG GCCGGGGGAGCTGGGAAAAAAGAAGCACATCTGCCACATCCCGGGGTGCGAGAAGACTTTCCGCAAGACTTCTCTGCTGCGGGCTCACGTGCGTCTGCACACGGGGGAGCGGCCCTTCGTCTGCAACTGGGTGTTCTGCGGGAAGCGCTTCACACGCAGCGACGAGCTGCAGAGACACGCCAGGACGCACACAG gAGACAAGCGCTTTGAGTGCTCACAATGCCAGAAGCGTTTCATGAGGAGTGACCACCTCACCAAGCATTACAAAACTCACATGAACACCAAGAACTTGTGA
- the LOC121324817 gene encoding suppressor of cytokine signaling 7-like, whose translation MGASLQSLPLPLPPPPPSHATIQHSLSLNDTFLRALPRSSSSSLQGDVQPPATQPPPAQALHCPLSRPDPCSFAASLRELEKCGWYWGPMNWEDAEMKLKGKPDGSFLVRDSSDPRYILSLSFRSQAITHHTRMEHYRGTFSLWCHPKFEDRCQSVVEFIERAIMHSKNGKFLYFLRSRVPGLPPTPVQLLYPVSRFSNVKSLQHLSRFRIRQLVRVDHIPELPLPKPLIAYLRKFYYYDPEEETHLSLKEARGSLSPEQEAEAQT comes from the exons ATGGGGgcctccctccagtctctccctctgcctctgcctcctcctcctccttctcatGCCACCATCCAGCATAGCCTCAGCCTCAATG ACACGTTCCTGAGGGCGCTGCCtcgctcctcctcttcctccttgcAGGGAGACGTCCAGCCCCCCGCCACACAGCCCCCCCCTGCCCAGGCGCTGCACTGCCCGCTGAGCAGACCCGACCCCTGCAGCTTCGCAGCCAGCCTGAGGGAGCTTGAGAAG TGTGGCTGGTACTGGGGTCCCATGAACTGGGAGGATGCGGAGATGAAGCTGAAAGGGAAGCCGGACGGCTCGTTCCTGGTGAGAGACAGCTCGGACCCCCGCTATATCCTGAGTCTCAGCTTCCGCTCGCAGGCCATCACCCACCACACGCGCATGGAGCACTACAGGG GGACCTTCAGCCTGTGGTGCCACCCCAAGTTCGAGGACCGCTGCCAGTCGGTGGTGGAGTTCATCGAGAGAGCCATCATGCATTCCAAGAACGGCAAATTCCTCTACTTCCTGCGCTCCAGAGTTCCCGGT cTGCCCCCCACCCCAGTCCAGCTCCTATACCCCGTGTCTCGGTTCAGCAACGTGAAGTCCCTGCAGCATCTGAGTCGCTTCCGAATCAGACAGCTGGTGCGGGTCGACCACATCCCGGAGCTGCCCCTGCCCAA GCCCCTGATTGCATACCTGCGGAAGTTCTATTACTATGACCCAGAGGAGGAGACGCATCTCTCTCTGAAGGAGGCTCGAGGCAGCCTGAGTCCAGAGCAGGAGGCAGAGGCCCAGACGTAG
- the sp2 gene encoding transcription factor Sp2 isoform X2: MSDQQDSMAATAAVSPSEYLQPSATTAQQDSQPSPLAMLAATCSKIGPPAAQAPASTTPAQPATRRLHPIKPAPIAPAPPKNYGFLSAKGNVIQIPAGLGASNTAGAPLVFTIQNPPVLGKGTGSNASIQYQVVPQFQTASGQTIQVSGVPQSGHSQIQIIPGTNQAIITTTQPPPPGAQQKTVAIKPSQKGQSSAGMVKLPCGLTLPLNSFIGDGGTTQFITEAAPVSPVKTTRRSRKKLAATQAVAMAQPQQQQQQSMAVAEQVETLLIETVGDNFIQAGNNLLILQSPGSGQPAVLQQVQLQQPQQQQHVVQIPQQALKVVQAASATLPTVPHKPSQNLQLQTAAEPTQVLIKTASGEWQAIQVQEATPMASSGGVGTTLSLASGGGKRGGPGGRKERTFPKIAPAGGLISLNTSAQGVQTININGVQVQGLPVTITSAGGQQHLTVQTVSGNNLTISGLSPTQGNLQVEHALALEIQGQPGEKKRRMACTCPNCKDAEKRPGELGKKKHICHIPGCEKTFRKTSLLRAHVRLHTGERPFVCNWVFCGKRFTRSDELQRHARTHTGDKRFECSQCQKRFMRSDHLTKHYKTHMNTKNL, translated from the exons ATGAGCG ACCAACAGGATAGCATGGCAGCCACAGCAGCTGTAAGCCCTAGTGAGTACCTGCAGCCGTCTGCAACAACAGCAcag caaGATTCCCAGCCCTCTCCCCTTGCTATGCTGGCAGCGACATGCAGTAAGATAGGACCTCCTGCAGCTCAAGCCCCAGCAAGCACCACACCAGCCCAGCCCGCtaccaggagactccaccccatcAAACCCGCCCCCATTGCCCCGGCGCCCCCTAAAAACTACGGCTTCCTGTCCGCCAAAGGGAACGTCATACAGATCCCCGCGGGCCTGGGCGCCTCCAACACAGCCGGCGCTCCCCTTGTGTTTACCATCCAGAACCCTCCTGTGCTGGGCAAGGGCACGGGCTCCAACGCCAGCATCCAGTACCAGGTGGTGCCTCAGTTTCAGACGGCCAGCGGGCAGACGATACAGGTTTCCGGCGTGCCCCAAAGCGGGCACAGCCAGATACAGATCATTCCCGGCACCAACCAAGCCATCATCACCACCACGCAACCCCCTCCCCCCGGAGCCCAGCAAAAGACAGTGGCTATCAAGCCCTCGCAGAAGGGGCAGAGCTCCGCCGGCATGGTCAAGCTGCCCTGTGGGTTAACGTTGCCCCTCAACAGCTTCATCGGGGACGGAGGCACGACCCAGTTCATCACGGAAGCTGCTCCCGTTTCTCCTGTTAAGACAACAAGGAGGTCTAGGAAGAAACTGGCGGCGACACAAGCAGTAGCCATGGCTCagcctcagcagcagcagcagcagtctatGGCTGTAGCAGAGCAAGTGGAGACCTTGCTGATCGAGACCGTGGGAGATAACTTCATCCAG GCTGGAAACAACTTGCTGATCTTGCAGAGCCCCGGATCGGGCCAGCCAGCGGTGCTGCAGCAGGTCCAGCTTCAGCagcctcagcagcagcagcatgtggTCCAGATCCCACAGCAAGCCCTCAAGGTGGTGCAGGCTGCCTCCGCCACACTGCCCACAGTGCCACACAAACCCTCCCAGAACCTGCAGCTGCAGACCGCAGCAGAACCAACTCAG GTCCTTATTAAAACTGCTTCTGGGGAGTGGCAAGCGATTCAGGTGCAGGAAGCCACCCCGATGGCCAGCTCTGGAGGCGTGGGCACAACGCTAAGTCTTGCGTCCGGGGGCGGCAAAAGGGGGGGTCCCGGGGGACGGAAAGAAAGGACCTTCCCTAAAATCGCCCCAGCCGGGGGGCTTATCTCTCTGAACACATCCGCGCAGGGAGTGCAGACCATCAATATCAACGGAGTGCAAGTGCAGGGTCTGCCCGTCACTATCACCAGCGCTGGAG GACAGCAGCACCTGACAGTCCAGACAGTTTCTGGAAACAACCTGACAATCAGCGGTCTGAGTCCCACCCAGGGGAACCTGCAGGTGGAGCACGCGCTGGCTCTGGAGATCCAGGGGCAGCCCGGGGAGAAGAAACGACGCATGGCCTGCACCTGCCCCAACTGCAAGGACGCGGAGAAAAG GCCGGGGGAGCTGGGAAAAAAGAAGCACATCTGCCACATCCCGGGGTGCGAGAAGACTTTCCGCAAGACTTCTCTGCTGCGGGCTCACGTGCGTCTGCACACGGGGGAGCGGCCCTTCGTCTGCAACTGGGTGTTCTGCGGGAAGCGCTTCACACGCAGCGACGAGCTGCAGAGACACGCCAGGACGCACACAG gAGACAAGCGCTTTGAGTGCTCACAATGCCAGAAGCGTTTCATGAGGAGTGACCACCTCACCAAGCATTACAAAACTCACATGAACACCAAGAACTTGTGA